Proteins encoded together in one Candidatus Xianfuyuplasma coldseepsis window:
- the holB gene encoding DNA polymerase III subunit delta': MAFDTIKQSQPHVVQLLENSLKKDRLSHAYLFEGEPGTKKFATAIYFAQMLLCKSEDNKPCQTCSNCRRIKQGIHPNVYIVEPIKNTIRKQQIQDLQEEFSKTSIEPGKKIYIIKDIDTINQSAANSLLKFLEEPFPGIHAILTTNNISRMLPTIVSRSQVVQFSSLSNDIIAQELEDAGYDYDTARILSHLSNSVEDGIALASTEYFLDIVDAVKEIYKRMSMPHSSLVLYFNENHSIIYQDKEISVLFLACMTLYQKDLIHFQEGDRAHIVFLQEEEHIAQIANQKSKQRLIKELESMLALQSRINSYINERLAYDNLLLELERR, from the coding sequence ATGGCTTTTGATACCATCAAACAATCGCAACCCCATGTCGTGCAATTACTTGAAAACAGTCTAAAAAAAGACCGTCTTTCGCATGCGTATTTGTTTGAGGGGGAACCCGGTACGAAAAAGTTTGCAACAGCAATCTATTTCGCCCAGATGTTACTCTGTAAGAGTGAGGACAACAAACCATGTCAAACCTGTAGTAACTGTCGTCGGATTAAACAAGGGATTCATCCCAATGTTTACATTGTTGAACCCATCAAAAACACGATCCGGAAACAACAGATTCAAGACCTACAAGAAGAGTTTTCCAAAACCAGTATTGAACCCGGTAAGAAAATCTACATCATCAAAGACATAGATACGATCAATCAAAGCGCAGCGAATTCACTTCTTAAATTTTTAGAAGAACCTTTCCCAGGAATTCATGCTATCTTAACCACCAACAATATTAGTCGGATGCTGCCGACGATTGTATCGCGGAGCCAAGTCGTTCAATTCTCATCGCTCAGTAACGATATCATCGCTCAAGAACTCGAAGACGCGGGATACGATTACGATACAGCGCGAATTCTATCACATTTAAGCAATAGTGTTGAAGACGGAATTGCCCTCGCATCGACCGAGTATTTCCTCGATATTGTCGATGCGGTAAAAGAAATTTATAAACGAATGTCGATGCCGCATTCATCACTCGTGCTTTACTTTAATGAAAATCATAGTATAATATACCAAGATAAAGAGATTAGCGTGCTCTTTTTAGCCTGTATGACGTTATATCAAAAAGATCTGATTCATTTCCAAGAAGGAGATCGCGCTCACATTGTGTTCTTACAAGAGGAAGAACACATTGCCCAAATTGCCAATCAAAAATCAAAACAACGCCTGATTAAAGAATTGGAAAGTATGTTGGCCTTACAATCACGAATCAACTCCTACATCAACGAACGCCTCGCATACGACAATCTACTACTCGAACTAGAAAGAAGGTAA
- a CDS encoding PSP1 domain-containing protein: protein MANTVVGIRFKTAGKKYYFDPKDLDIHFGDKVVVETIRGYELGEVIEDIKTVEDKEIISALKPVLRKATDEDLKNHEKNLETIPEDLKIIAEAIKKNELDMKLLGAEYTLDRSKLIIYFNADGRVDFRELVKDLANAFRLRIELRQVGTRDGAKFLGGIGPCGYLLCCNTFLGDFETVSIRMAKNQNLSLNPANISGLCGKLLCCIKYENDTYTEHRQELPKVGSHVKTKDNERCKVIGVNIIEKTVRVVTEEDGVKTFKVEDLKHIEQYDKQKKKDNSGE, encoded by the coding sequence ATGGCCAATACCGTTGTAGGTATCCGTTTTAAAACGGCTGGTAAAAAATATTATTTTGATCCCAAAGACTTAGATATTCATTTCGGTGATAAAGTTGTCGTGGAAACGATCCGAGGCTATGAACTTGGCGAAGTCATTGAAGATATCAAAACCGTCGAAGACAAAGAAATTATCTCCGCATTAAAGCCAGTCTTACGTAAAGCAACCGACGAAGACTTAAAGAATCATGAAAAGAATCTTGAAACGATTCCCGAAGACTTGAAAATTATCGCCGAAGCCATTAAAAAGAATGAGCTTGACATGAAATTACTCGGTGCGGAATACACGTTAGACCGCTCGAAACTCATCATCTATTTCAACGCCGATGGACGCGTTGATTTTCGTGAACTCGTCAAGGATCTAGCCAATGCATTCCGCCTGCGGATTGAACTACGTCAAGTCGGTACTCGCGATGGTGCGAAGTTTCTCGGAGGAATTGGTCCTTGTGGGTATTTACTCTGTTGTAATACGTTCTTAGGGGACTTTGAAACCGTCAGTATCCGCATGGCGAAAAATCAAAACCTATCACTAAATCCAGCTAATATTTCCGGCTTGTGCGGAAAATTACTCTGCTGCATCAAATACGAAAATGACACCTATACCGAACACCGTCAAGAACTACCCAAAGTTGGTAGCCATGTCAAAACCAAAGACAACGAACGCTGTAAAGTCATCGGTGTCAACATCATCGAAAAAACGGTCCGTGTTGTCACGGAAGAAGATGGTGTCAAAACGTTTAAAGTGGAAGACCTAAAACATATCGAGCAATACGATAAACAAAAAAAGAAAGACAATAGTGGCGAATAA
- a CDS encoding tRNA1(Val) (adenine(37)-N6)-methyltransferase codes for MDEVIHDLLGYDGIKIIQRPDMFNFSLDSTLLADFVTPLKTTKQIIDLGTGNAPVPLFLSLKTKAQIIGIEIQEEVYDLAKRSVELNNLQDQITILQKDINNIHKEFENGAFDIVTCNPPFFKYKETSNINDSDYKTIARHEVLITLEQIIKEAKRLLRTKGSLYMVHRTERFIDIIEALRAQQFSLKRVRFVYPKQGQPSNMVLIEASNNGNTALTLLEPLYVHNADGYTDEINRIFGYGKE; via the coding sequence ATGGATGAAGTGATTCATGACCTTCTAGGGTATGATGGCATCAAAATCATCCAACGTCCCGATATGTTCAACTTCAGTTTGGATTCCACCCTTCTTGCCGATTTTGTCACCCCGCTTAAAACGACAAAACAGATCATTGATTTAGGAACTGGGAACGCACCCGTTCCCCTTTTTCTATCATTGAAAACGAAGGCACAAATCATCGGTATCGAAATCCAAGAAGAAGTGTATGATCTCGCCAAGCGAAGCGTTGAACTAAACAACCTACAAGATCAAATCACCATCTTACAGAAAGACATCAACAACATTCACAAAGAATTTGAAAATGGGGCATTTGACATCGTTACTTGTAATCCCCCGTTCTTCAAATACAAAGAAACATCCAATATTAACGACAGTGACTATAAAACCATTGCCCGTCATGAAGTCTTAATCACCTTAGAACAAATCATCAAAGAAGCAAAGAGACTCTTACGGACCAAAGGTAGTTTATACATGGTTCACCGAACCGAACGATTCATCGATATTATTGAAGCCTTGCGTGCTCAACAGTTCTCGTTAAAACGGGTCCGCTTTGTCTATCCCAAACAGGGACAACCATCAAACATGGTGTTGATTGAGGCGTCCAATAATGGCAATACGGCCCTCACGTTACTCGAGCCACTCTATGTTCATAATGCAGATGGCTATACCGATGAAATCAATCGTATCTTTGGCTATGGAAAGGAGTGA
- the rsmI gene encoding 16S rRNA (cytidine(1402)-2'-O)-methyltransferase encodes MNRQKSFVDSKPTLFLVATPIGNMEDITFRAVKTLQEVDVIFCEDTRVSGKLLHRYEIKKPLKSYHDFNKEVGSKEILNHLQGGDNVALISDAGMPLISDPGYYVIQDVIHEGYHVVSIPGVSAVLTAISVSGLVPHPFLFYGFLDSKSTKRKQELQQLKHYPETLVFYESPHRIHKTIKDLYEVFGERKLTLARELTKKFEEVIRGTTKDMQEIDDIKGEMVLVVEGYQPSTEQPTTTILEDVQTYIKNGLSSKDAIKKVAKERNVPKNDVYMAYHQES; translated from the coding sequence ATGAACCGACAAAAAAGCTTTGTAGATTCCAAACCAACTCTATTTCTCGTCGCCACGCCGATTGGAAACATGGAAGACATCACCTTTCGTGCCGTAAAAACACTGCAAGAAGTCGATGTCATCTTCTGTGAAGATACCCGTGTATCGGGGAAATTACTCCATCGATATGAGATTAAAAAACCACTCAAATCCTACCATGATTTCAATAAAGAAGTCGGTAGTAAAGAGATTTTAAACCACCTTCAAGGAGGAGACAACGTCGCGCTCATCAGCGACGCTGGCATGCCTCTAATCAGTGATCCGGGATACTACGTCATCCAAGATGTGATTCACGAAGGATACCACGTGGTATCGATTCCCGGAGTCAGTGCGGTCCTTACCGCAATCAGTGTCAGTGGACTGGTCCCGCATCCGTTCTTGTTTTATGGGTTCTTAGATAGTAAATCTACCAAGAGAAAACAAGAATTACAACAACTAAAGCACTATCCCGAAACCCTCGTCTTTTATGAATCCCCGCATCGGATTCATAAAACAATCAAGGATCTCTATGAAGTGTTTGGGGAACGGAAACTTACCCTTGCTAGGGAACTCACGAAAAAGTTCGAAGAAGTGATTCGGGGAACCACCAAAGACATGCAAGAGATTGACGATATCAAAGGGGAAATGGTGTTGGTTGTCGAGGGATATCAACCCTCAACTGAACAACCAACTACGACCATCCTAGAAGATGTCCAAACCTATATCAAAAACGGTCTTTCTAGTAAAGACGCAATCAAAAAAGTGGCCAAAGAGCGCAATGTACCAAAAAACGATGTGTATATGGCCTACCATCAAGAGTCGTAA
- the metG gene encoding methionine--tRNA ligase gives MAQKTFYITTPIYYPSGKLHIGNSFTTVFCDSIMRYKKLRGYDTYYLTGMDEHGQKVETVAKELGRSPQEHVDLIAHDTKKLWELLDIEYDDFIRTTQPRHEKVVEEIFEQLLGQDDIYLGHYEGHYCIYDESFFTETQLEDGNICPDCGRPTKLVKEESYFLRLSKYEDWLLQFIEENPDFITPETRKNEVVSFIKNGLQDLSVSRTSFDWGVNVKSNPKHVVYVWVDALSNYITALGYGSKDTTLYDKYWKGDEVLHVVGKDILRFHAIYWPIMLHAIGVPVNFKLYAHGWYLMKDGKMSKSKGKVVYPDDLVPHYGLDAMRYFLLKEIPYSGDGVFTPEDFIARINYDLANDFGNLLNRTINMINKYFNSKLTKPEKSYFPFDEELKDTLQASIDSYKEDMDEWKVSSAIQHIWTTISRSNKYIDETMPWVLAKDHDKQAELNSVLYNLVEALRHIGILLKPILINASQGLFEQLNIPSTLQTWDSLDFGLLKEIHVTDKPQALFPRLDKKKEEAFITELLNPVKKEEPKEENFITIDDFTKLELVVGEVQSCKAHPNADKLLVSQVDTGDRVRQIVSGVSKYYTPEEMVGKKLVVIKNLKPVTLRGELSEGMVLAGSNKKALQLVELDQLKPGDKVS, from the coding sequence ATGGCTCAAAAAACCTTTTACATAACAACCCCAATTTATTACCCGAGTGGAAAACTTCACATCGGGAACTCTTTCACAACCGTATTTTGTGATTCGATTATGCGGTATAAGAAATTACGGGGATACGATACCTACTATTTAACCGGTATGGATGAACATGGACAAAAAGTAGAGACGGTGGCCAAAGAGCTTGGACGCAGTCCCCAAGAACACGTGGATCTCATTGCCCATGACACCAAAAAACTTTGGGAACTGCTCGATATCGAATATGATGATTTTATTCGTACGACACAGCCACGTCATGAGAAAGTTGTCGAAGAAATCTTCGAACAACTCTTAGGACAAGACGACATCTACTTGGGCCACTATGAAGGACATTACTGTATCTATGACGAAAGTTTCTTCACTGAAACCCAATTAGAAGATGGAAACATCTGTCCCGACTGTGGTCGTCCGACAAAACTCGTCAAAGAAGAATCGTATTTCTTACGGTTATCCAAATACGAAGACTGGTTACTTCAATTTATCGAAGAAAACCCTGACTTCATTACGCCTGAAACAAGAAAAAATGAAGTTGTATCGTTCATCAAAAATGGTCTTCAAGACTTAAGTGTATCCCGCACCAGTTTTGACTGGGGCGTCAATGTCAAATCCAATCCGAAACACGTTGTCTACGTCTGGGTCGATGCCCTAAGCAACTACATCACCGCCCTAGGTTATGGTAGTAAGGATACCACCTTATATGATAAGTATTGGAAGGGTGACGAAGTCCTACATGTTGTCGGTAAAGACATCTTACGTTTCCATGCGATTTACTGGCCAATTATGCTCCATGCGATTGGCGTACCTGTAAACTTTAAATTATATGCCCATGGTTGGTATTTAATGAAAGATGGTAAAATGAGTAAATCCAAAGGGAAAGTCGTCTATCCCGATGACTTAGTCCCTCATTATGGACTAGACGCGATGCGTTATTTCTTACTCAAAGAAATCCCCTATAGTGGTGACGGCGTCTTTACTCCAGAAGATTTCATCGCCCGGATCAACTATGATCTAGCTAATGACTTTGGGAATTTACTTAACCGAACCATCAACATGATCAATAAATACTTCAATTCAAAACTAACCAAACCAGAAAAATCCTACTTCCCATTTGATGAGGAGTTAAAAGATACCTTGCAAGCATCAATTGATTCCTATAAAGAAGATATGGACGAATGGAAAGTATCGAGTGCGATTCAGCACATCTGGACAACAATCTCAAGAAGTAACAAATACATTGATGAAACGATGCCTTGGGTCCTCGCAAAAGACCATGACAAACAAGCAGAACTCAACAGTGTTTTATACAACCTCGTCGAAGCATTACGTCACATTGGTATTTTACTAAAACCGATCCTTATCAATGCCTCACAAGGACTCTTTGAACAGTTAAACATCCCATCAACTCTACAAACCTGGGATTCACTAGATTTTGGATTACTAAAAGAGATCCACGTAACCGACAAACCACAAGCCTTATTCCCGCGGTTGGATAAGAAAAAAGAAGAAGCCTTCATCACCGAGTTACTAAATCCGGTGAAGAAGGAAGAACCAAAAGAAGAAAACTTCATTACAATCGACGACTTCACAAAGCTTGAACTCGTCGTTGGTGAAGTCCAATCCTGTAAAGCTCATCCAAACGCAGACAAGCTTTTAGTATCACAAGTGGACACAGGAGACCGCGTAAGACAAATCGTCTCTGGTGTATCAAAATACTACACCCCAGAAGAAATGGTTGGTAAAAAACTCGTTGTTATCAAAAACCTAAAACCAGTCACTCTCCGCGGTGAATTAAGCGAAGGTATGGTTCTAGCAGGAAGTAACAAAAAAGCCCTACAATTAGTAGAACTAGATCAATTAAAACCAGGAGATAAAGTATCGTAA
- a CDS encoding 4Fe-4S dicluster domain-containing protein — protein MAHNTSRGGYDKLVERLNKFPQGVPPSDTLFQILRLLFSEEEAKLVSLLPIKPFSVKTAAKAWKKPQDETKEILDELASRALLVDLERDGKTTYTLPPPMAGFFEFSMMRIGGKIDQKVLAELFYQYMNVEDDFIIALMSYETPIGRTFVQEEQIKETSVEVLGYERATEVIKTASHIGIGTCYCRHKMEHVGKNCDAPMEICMTFNGTASSLIKHGYAKEVDAEECLRLLDVAKEHNLVQFGDNVQQEVAFICNCCGCCCEALVGARKRIPSQAIATSNFICDIITEHCTGCMKCVDVCPVEALRMVSKNDPHKPKAKVAVLTEEYCIGCGVCKNVCNFDAIEMLPRDKRVLTPVNMAHRVVLEAIEKNKLQNLFFDNQAHFSHRAMASILGVILKLSPIKQLLASEQVKSKYLVKLIERNNQKIINSHVKN, from the coding sequence ATGGCACATAATACCAGCAGAGGTGGATATGATAAATTAGTAGAGCGTTTAAACAAATTTCCACAAGGTGTTCCACCATCTGACACGTTATTTCAGATTTTACGGTTATTGTTTTCCGAAGAAGAAGCAAAATTGGTTTCATTGTTACCCATTAAACCATTCAGTGTGAAAACAGCCGCAAAAGCGTGGAAAAAACCACAAGATGAAACGAAAGAAATATTGGATGAGTTAGCTTCTCGAGCATTGTTAGTTGATTTAGAACGAGACGGAAAGACGACATATACCTTACCGCCCCCTATGGCAGGATTTTTTGAATTTAGTATGATGCGTATTGGTGGGAAGATTGATCAAAAAGTTCTTGCGGAACTGTTTTATCAATACATGAATGTAGAAGATGATTTTATCATAGCATTGATGTCGTATGAAACGCCAATTGGAAGAACTTTTGTTCAAGAGGAACAAATCAAAGAAACCAGTGTGGAAGTCCTTGGCTATGAACGTGCAACCGAAGTTATCAAAACCGCATCTCATATCGGTATTGGTACTTGCTACTGTAGACATAAAATGGAGCACGTGGGCAAAAACTGTGACGCACCAATGGAGATTTGCATGACATTTAACGGCACCGCTTCATCCCTTATTAAGCATGGATATGCAAAGGAAGTTGATGCAGAGGAATGTTTGAGATTATTGGATGTCGCAAAAGAACACAATCTTGTTCAATTTGGAGACAATGTCCAACAAGAGGTTGCGTTTATCTGTAATTGTTGTGGGTGTTGTTGTGAAGCGTTAGTGGGTGCTAGAAAGCGAATCCCTTCCCAAGCAATTGCTACTTCGAATTTCATCTGTGACATTATCACAGAACACTGTACAGGTTGTATGAAGTGTGTGGATGTTTGTCCTGTAGAGGCACTACGTATGGTATCAAAAAATGACCCTCACAAACCAAAAGCAAAAGTAGCAGTCTTGACAGAAGAGTATTGCATTGGTTGTGGTGTTTGTAAAAATGTATGTAATTTTGATGCTATTGAAATGTTACCTAGAGACAAGCGAGTCTTAACACCGGTTAATATGGCACATAGAGTAGTACTAGAAGCAATTGAAAAGAATAAGCTACAAAACTTGTTCTTTGATAATCAAGCACATTTTTCACACAGAGCAATGGCCTCAATTCTAGGTGTAATCTTAAAACTATCACCCATCAAGCAACTATTGGCTTCTGAACAGGTGAAATCAAAATACTTGGTAAAATTAATTGAGCGCAATAATCAAAAGATAATTAACTCTCATGTTAAAAACTAA
- a CDS encoding class I SAM-dependent methyltransferase: protein MNNQEQVTKYYDRFSKIYNLISSKRYYHKIRQFAINQLDIQKGDIILNVPCGTGVNFSYFNNYLQNSGKVIGIDLSDGMIRKAKKMIHKKEYTNFEIIKKDVTTLNESWRKSILNNEKFDLILCDLGLSGFPSWKSVIKNLYSLLKEDGKLVIFDFYIEEDTFRSKYIKFFGKGEVNRNIPEYVSSTYSDVTINQSFKKGDMFVATIIKTT, encoded by the coding sequence ATGAACAACCAAGAACAGGTTACTAAATATTATGATAGATTCAGTAAGATTTATAATTTAATCTCTTCAAAAAGGTATTACCATAAAATAAGGCAATTTGCTATTAATCAATTAGATATTCAAAAAGGCGATATAATACTCAATGTACCGTGTGGTACAGGAGTAAACTTTTCATATTTCAATAATTACTTGCAAAACTCAGGTAAAGTTATCGGAATTGATTTATCGGATGGTATGATTAGAAAGGCAAAAAAAATGATACATAAAAAGGAATATACCAATTTCGAGATTATCAAGAAAGACGTAACTACTTTGAATGAAAGTTGGAGAAAATCTATTCTAAACAACGAGAAGTTTGATCTGATTCTTTGTGATCTAGGTTTGTCAGGATTTCCAAGTTGGAAAAGTGTTATAAAAAACCTGTACTCATTATTGAAAGAAGATGGAAAACTTGTAATTTTCGATTTTTATATTGAAGAAGACACTTTTAGATCAAAATACATTAAGTTTTTTGGTAAGGGTGAAGTGAATAGAAATATCCCAGAATATGTATCGTCTACATATAGTGATGTTACAATTAATCAATCCTTTAAAAAAGGTGACATGTTTGTTGCTACAATTATAAAAACTACTTAG
- a CDS encoding methyltransferase family protein, whose translation MLIKIYTIIVITLFYLIYFGKMFIQSRKGIKTNQLGKYKHNKRVVFQEIVLRIITTTIVIVQVISIILNWSLLNTTYRYVGLVIGTLGVIVFFISIVTMRDSWRAGLTDDKTELITKGIYGFSRNPAFLGFDLVYVGVLLSYFSYFLLIVSVIAIVSLHLQILTEEKTLPSVFGEDYKQYFLNVRRYFGKKKTGM comes from the coding sequence ATGCTTATAAAAATTTATACAATTATAGTAATAACACTGTTCTATTTGATTTATTTTGGGAAGATGTTCATTCAAAGTAGAAAAGGTATTAAAACCAACCAACTTGGTAAATATAAGCATAACAAGAGAGTTGTGTTCCAAGAAATAGTTTTAAGAATTATAACCACTACAATTGTTATTGTACAAGTAATTTCTATTATACTAAATTGGTCTTTATTAAATACCACATATAGGTATGTAGGCCTTGTAATTGGAACATTAGGAGTTATTGTGTTTTTTATCTCAATTGTTACTATGAGAGACAGCTGGAGAGCTGGATTAACCGATGATAAAACTGAACTAATCACCAAAGGGATATACGGCTTTAGTAGAAATCCAGCATTTTTAGGTTTTGACTTAGTTTATGTTGGAGTATTATTATCATATTTTTCTTACTTTCTTTTGATAGTGAGTGTAATTGCTATAGTCTCTTTACACCTTCAAATACTAACTGAGGAAAAAACACTACCTTCAGTCTTTGGCGAAGATTACAAACAGTATTTTCTCAATGTTAGAAGGTACTTTGGAAAAAAGAAAACAGGAATGTAA
- a CDS encoding ZIP family metal transporter codes for MNEWIFNNPILAALLGTMFTWGVTALGSSLVFPFKNVPKKVFNGMLGFSAGVMIAASFWSLLNPGIGLAEELQVNYAQGTFQYILFTPWLQAVLGFLSGGLFILLIDKYLPHEHIESHHKEGLPSSWRRSVLLVLAITLHNIPEGLAVGVAFGYAASAFGTSTAASAAIGGAVALGIGIGLQNFPEGAAVSIPLRREGMSRRRAFAIGQFSGMVEPIAGVIGAFLAISMRQILPFSLCFAAGAMIYVVVEELIPESQMLKTTKIATIGAMIGFSVMMMLDVALG; via the coding sequence ATGAATGAATGGATCTTTAATAATCCAATATTAGCTGCACTACTGGGAACTATGTTTACTTGGGGTGTTACAGCCCTTGGATCATCATTAGTATTCCCGTTTAAAAACGTTCCTAAGAAGGTTTTTAATGGGATGTTAGGTTTTAGTGCTGGTGTTATGATAGCTGCATCATTCTGGAGCTTATTAAATCCTGGAATAGGATTAGCAGAAGAGTTACAAGTGAACTATGCGCAAGGGACTTTTCAGTATATACTCTTTACACCATGGTTACAGGCTGTGTTAGGATTTCTTTCAGGAGGGTTATTCATTCTTTTGATTGATAAATATCTTCCACATGAACATATTGAATCTCATCATAAGGAAGGTTTGCCTTCATCATGGAGAAGAAGTGTACTCTTGGTATTAGCAATAACTCTTCATAATATTCCTGAGGGGTTGGCAGTTGGTGTAGCGTTTGGGTATGCAGCAAGTGCATTTGGGACCTCAACAGCAGCGTCTGCTGCTATTGGTGGAGCTGTTGCCTTAGGAATTGGAATAGGTCTTCAAAACTTTCCGGAAGGAGCAGCAGTATCAATTCCATTACGTCGCGAAGGAATGTCTAGAAGAAGAGCTTTCGCAATAGGGCAATTTAGTGGTATGGTAGAGCCAATCGCAGGAGTTATTGGTGCTTTTCTCGCAATCTCTATGAGACAGATATTACCATTCAGTTTGTGTTTCGCGGCTGGGGCAATGATTTATGTTGTAGTTGAAGAATTGATTCCAGAATCTCAAATGTTAAAAACAACGAAAATCGCCACCATAGGCGCAATGATTGGGTTTTCAGTTATGATGATGTTGGATGTAGCTTTAGGATAG